The DNA region TGTTGATATTGGTTAGATTCAACTTAATTTGCCGTATggtttttttacaaaaattgaaAATGTAAAAATTTTAATAGGAAACTACATACCTAGGATTAAAGATTAATGCATCATTTCACATACCTGGGTTTAAAGTCTTAAAGCATGATTTTATGTCATGCTTTGACATGTATCAAAAGTGAATATCAATTCACAGTTCAGATGAGTTTTGTTTCTTTAATGCTCTTTCAATTTGTTTATTTACTTATACAAATATAAGGTCATGGAAATTAGAAAGTCCATTAGAATTAAATTTAATTGTAATATAAAATAGAGTTTCGTTTCTTTATTTCTCTTTCAATTGGTTTATTTACTCATAATAGAAATAGATAGtccattcaaattaaatttaattgtaATATAATATTGACACTCAATACTTTTTCACATGTACTAAAGAATGCTAGTATAGATTCAAATTGGATAAGAAATTAAGGCGTCAAGCATGATGATAAAATACACACTTGCCATATAACAATTGTattaaaacaaaatttatttattagataaatttaggatttagatttgtaatattttttttcgtaaaatataatagaaaaatatGGGATAAAATATAAATCCACTCTGAATTTTCTTTATTTAATCctttctaatttagattttgatgagaaaaatagttttgttcatttttattccaatttagGTGAAGATGATTTtcttctgcttaatctatttactTATAAAATAATACTATTGCCATTAATAATCCATTGAATTAGaagtttagaaaaaaataaaaaaataatgcgCATTGAGGAGCCTTGAGTGTTAGACATGCCATTATACTCAATGGCACAATCAACACAGGCAACATAAAATTTTATACAATCACATAGAATCCTTTTCTTTACATGTTTTTGTTGTCGAACAAACAATActataatttgaattttattgCAGAGTGCTCTACCTTATTGATGTCGTGAAAAGGCTAAATAAAATGAGACTATCAATGGTAAAATAACTTTTGGACAAGCCATAGTTTCTCCAAAAGTTTAGTCTTTCAACAAAaacataaatagaaaaaaaaaacgaaaGCATTGAAACTTCCCCATTGTTGCATTTCATGAACATGGACATGAATATCTCAAATATTGACCAAACATTTCTTGGATGCAATTATGTAACATGAAAGTTATACAGATGCCTCAAGACCAGTTACCAAGTGATCCATTACCGACAATTGCATCAGATGTTTGGGCCAGCACACGGTCGTTCTCCTCAACAGTCAGAGCTGGGACTGAGAGGGACAGCAACTCAGAATCTCCAACCCAATTGTTCAATGTGCCAATCCCTTTAACATCCATGCCAATGTGACTTACATGCTGCACATCCGTCGGGAGCCCAATCTCCATCTCCACCTCGTCCTCCCTCTCCAGAGCAAACAGCTGAGCAAAGCTCCTGATCAGCCTCTGAAGGGCTGCAGATATGTTGTGTCTCGGCATAGGAGGAAACCCAAGTGAGTTCTTCATCCTTGATCCTTTCTATGATATATTCGTCTTTCCCTTGTAGGAGAAAAATTCCATTAATCAAACTCTGATGGTTGATGCAATGTAAGGCATGAGAAGTTCCTGTGCGATGGTTGAAAGGTAAACTTCTTCTGCTTCTTTAATTGAAATAGTATTGGCGTTGCCTTTAAATGGAGTAGAGTATGACAGAAGTAATAAAACCCTTTTTGAGAGAAACTGTGTGTTGATTGACTTGGTTAGCAAGTCTTCCCATCTCCATTTTGTATTGCAGGAATTAGATCTGTGGTTGGTTGCTACCTACTTGTTACTGATAGCAGGGGCATTTGTGAGCTCAGTTGTGTTTCTGGTAAGCATCATGGTGCAGTAGATGTGTCAATGCCAGATAATATACCTAGGTCTGTACTGCTATTTTAGAGCCTTCATCAGATACATTGTGAGAGGCTTCTTGATAGTTTTATCCTTTAAATTTTGCGTTGTTCTTGTATTCATGAATCATTAAGTCACCATATCATCTGTAGGGGGTACTCTAATCCTTTTGCTGGCCTTAGAAGCAAATGGAGATTTTGAAGACTTCAAATCGTTTAGGTGCTATTCAACTGATCTTTTTTCTCacgttaggattttttttttttaaaaatgaagaTCACACAAAGGATGTATAACATGACAAAAGATATGCATATGTAATTTTAttattctcttctctccctccttTTTCTCTTTCCAAGTAGATGGAGTTTAAATGTATTGCCCTTGAATATCCACATGAAGATGCCAAGTATTCATGAACCATTAACCATAGTTTGGTTGGGGTGTGATGGGAAGATGGAGAATGTTTTTTTGAAGCTAAAAGAATAAATACAGATGCTATATACATATATTAAGTCGATGCTATAAAATTTGCTGACCGATTTAAATCAACATTTCAGTTtcaattagatttatattataatatgatTTTATCATGTTGCGAAAACCTAATTAGTTAAAATCAAAAGGGTGTTCTTTTAAAAAGGGTTGTTATATTTTGACTTTTTATTAAAAGGTCGTCCCACTTCATTGTTTAATTGTGTATAATTATGCCCGGGGCTATGATTCAGCGGTGAGTGTTTGAGATAAGGTTGTGCTGATCAGAGATGAAAATTCACTAGAGGGTTTCACTGCCTCTGTAGATCTTTACTTAGGAATTTACCATTTGGGCTTCATCCTTTTACCTTCCTCTCAATGGTAATGGGTGATCGTTAATGTGGCCTTCCTCTCAATGGTAATGGGTGGTCGTTAATGTGGTGACTCTTTTTTAAAATTGTGTATAGTTATCTTCTAATACTATTTATTATTGTTTATATTATTatcttttgtttaattttttttgtctaaATTTTAAATAGGCTGgatatattatagtaattataaaattatagttgTTATAACGTGAATGTTAAATGAAGTTGAAGTTGTATTGTAATATTTATAATTTC from Zingiber officinale cultivar Zhangliang chromosome 4B, Zo_v1.1, whole genome shotgun sequence includes:
- the LOC121975284 gene encoding CRIB domain-containing protein RIC4-like, producing the protein MKNSLGFPPMPRHNISAALQRLIRSFAQLFALEREDEVEMEIGLPTDVQHVSHIGMDVKGIGTLNNWVGDSELLSLSVPALTVEENDRVLAQTSDAIVGNGSLGNWS